In a genomic window of Chrysemys picta bellii isolate R12L10 chromosome 1, ASM1138683v2, whole genome shotgun sequence:
- the LOC101948915 gene encoding zinc finger protein 239-like isoform X3 encodes MNPRGAAGSAGDGIMSENEEENPPLQTEEKLSEKSKGKDSQSPDWEDDCEDEWGTENQERNLPGKKWGESPPRERGFRKLKDIIAQQRPHTGEKPHKCPDCGKSFSRRSNLIQHQRTHTGQRPYECPECGKTFSLRSTLTRHQRTHLQEKPYKCTECGKSFRQSSDLIAHQRVHTGETPYRCAVCGKSFGRSSNLSQHQTTHMGERPYQCADCQKSFRSSSALVQHQRSHTGEKPYQCSECRSRFLQSSDLIKHQRIHTGERPYQCPACGKCFSQSSSLTEHQRTHTGERPYHCTECGKRFCQSSTLIQHQRIHTGEKPYRCTECGKSFCRSSNLNQHLTIHMIKKPHRCTDCGRGFSQLTNLIIHQRIHSGETP; translated from the exons ATGAATCcccggggagcagctgggagcg CAGGTGATGGGATCATGAGTGAAAACGAGGAGGAGAATCCACCTCTTCAGACAgaggaaaaattgtcagaaaaATCCAAAGGGAAAGATTCACAGAGCCCTGACTGGGAAGATGACTGTGAGGATGAGTGGGGGACAGAAAATCAGGAGAGAAATCTTCCAGGAAAGAAATGGGGTGAATCTCCTCCCCGAGAGAGAGGTTTCAGGAAACTCAAAGACATCATTGCCCAGCAGAGGCCTCACACTGGAGAGAAACCTCATAAATGTCCTGACTGTGGGAAGAGCTTTAGTCGGAGATCAAACCTCATTCAGCACCAGAGGAcccacacaggccagagaccttatGAGTGCCCTGAGTGTGGAAAAACCTTCAGCCTGCGCTCGACACTTACAAGACATCAGCGAACCCACCTGCAGGAGAAGCCCTATAAATGCACagagtgcgggaagagcttccgCCAGAGCTCAGACCTGATTGCTCACCAGCGAGTGCACACAGGAGAGACACCGTACCGGTGTGCTGTGTGCGGGAAAAGCTTTGGGCGGAGCTCCAACCTGAGCCAGCACCAGACCACGCACATGGGGGAGAGACCCTATCAATGTGCTGACTGCCAGAAAAGCTTCCGGAGCAGTTCGGCCCTGGTGCAGCACCAGAGGAgccacacgggagagaaaccctatcaGTGCTCGGAATGCAGGAGCCGCTTCCTGCAGAGCTCGGACCTGATCAAACACCAGAGGATCCACACCGGGGAGAGGCCCTACCAGTGCCCCGCCTGTGGGAAATGCTTCAGCCAGAGCTCCTCACTCACTGAGCACCAGAGGACCCACACCGGGGAGCGACCCTACCATTGCACTGAGTGCGGGAAACGTTTCTGCCAGAGCTCCACACTCATCCAGCACCAGAGGATCCATACGGGGGAGAAGCCCTACAGATGCACtgagtgtgggaagagcttcTGCCGGAGCTCCAATCTGAATCAGCACCTGACAATCCACATGATAAAGAAACCTCATCGGTGCACTGACTGTGGGAGGGGCTTCAGTCAGCTCACTAACCTTATTATACACCAGAGAATCCACTCTGGAGAGACaccctag
- the LOC101948915 gene encoding zinc finger protein 239-like isoform X4 — translation MNPRGAAGSGDGIMSENEEENPPLQTEEKLSEKSKGKDSQSPDWEDDCEDEWGTENQERNLPGKKWGESPPRERGFRKLKDIIAQQRPHTGEKPHKCPDCGKSFSRRSNLIQHQRTHTGQRPYECPECGKTFSLRSTLTRHQRTHLQEKPYKCTECGKSFRQSSDLIAHQRVHTGETPYRCAVCGKSFGRSSNLSQHQTTHMGERPYQCADCQKSFRSSSALVQHQRSHTGEKPYQCSECRSRFLQSSDLIKHQRIHTGERPYQCPACGKCFSQSSSLTEHQRTHTGERPYHCTECGKRFCQSSTLIQHQRIHTGEKPYRCTECGKSFCRSSNLNQHLTIHMIKKPHRCTDCGRGFSQLTNLIIHQRIHSGETP, via the exons ATGAATCcccggggagcagctgggagcg GTGATGGGATCATGAGTGAAAACGAGGAGGAGAATCCACCTCTTCAGACAgaggaaaaattgtcagaaaaATCCAAAGGGAAAGATTCACAGAGCCCTGACTGGGAAGATGACTGTGAGGATGAGTGGGGGACAGAAAATCAGGAGAGAAATCTTCCAGGAAAGAAATGGGGTGAATCTCCTCCCCGAGAGAGAGGTTTCAGGAAACTCAAAGACATCATTGCCCAGCAGAGGCCTCACACTGGAGAGAAACCTCATAAATGTCCTGACTGTGGGAAGAGCTTTAGTCGGAGATCAAACCTCATTCAGCACCAGAGGAcccacacaggccagagaccttatGAGTGCCCTGAGTGTGGAAAAACCTTCAGCCTGCGCTCGACACTTACAAGACATCAGCGAACCCACCTGCAGGAGAAGCCCTATAAATGCACagagtgcgggaagagcttccgCCAGAGCTCAGACCTGATTGCTCACCAGCGAGTGCACACAGGAGAGACACCGTACCGGTGTGCTGTGTGCGGGAAAAGCTTTGGGCGGAGCTCCAACCTGAGCCAGCACCAGACCACGCACATGGGGGAGAGACCCTATCAATGTGCTGACTGCCAGAAAAGCTTCCGGAGCAGTTCGGCCCTGGTGCAGCACCAGAGGAgccacacgggagagaaaccctatcaGTGCTCGGAATGCAGGAGCCGCTTCCTGCAGAGCTCGGACCTGATCAAACACCAGAGGATCCACACCGGGGAGAGGCCCTACCAGTGCCCCGCCTGTGGGAAATGCTTCAGCCAGAGCTCCTCACTCACTGAGCACCAGAGGACCCACACCGGGGAGCGACCCTACCATTGCACTGAGTGCGGGAAACGTTTCTGCCAGAGCTCCACACTCATCCAGCACCAGAGGATCCATACGGGGGAGAAGCCCTACAGATGCACtgagtgtgggaagagcttcTGCCGGAGCTCCAATCTGAATCAGCACCTGACAATCCACATGATAAAGAAACCTCATCGGTGCACTGACTGTGGGAGGGGCTTCAGTCAGCTCACTAACCTTATTATACACCAGAGAATCCACTCTGGAGAGACaccctag
- the LOC101948915 gene encoding zinc finger protein 239-like isoform X2, whose product MERGKEPCVPNLHASIDREIPRRAHPGDGIMSENEEENPPLQTEEKLSEKSKGKDSQSPDWEDDCEDEWGTENQERNLPGKKWGESPPRERGFRKLKDIIAQQRPHTGEKPHKCPDCGKSFSRRSNLIQHQRTHTGQRPYECPECGKTFSLRSTLTRHQRTHLQEKPYKCTECGKSFRQSSDLIAHQRVHTGETPYRCAVCGKSFGRSSNLSQHQTTHMGERPYQCADCQKSFRSSSALVQHQRSHTGEKPYQCSECRSRFLQSSDLIKHQRIHTGERPYQCPACGKCFSQSSSLTEHQRTHTGERPYHCTECGKRFCQSSTLIQHQRIHTGEKPYRCTECGKSFCRSSNLNQHLTIHMIKKPHRCTDCGRGFSQLTNLIIHQRIHSGETP is encoded by the exons ATGGAACGAGGGAAAGAGCCATGTGTCCCCAATCTTCATGCCTCCATAGACAGGGAGATCCCAAGACGTGCCCATCCAG GTGATGGGATCATGAGTGAAAACGAGGAGGAGAATCCACCTCTTCAGACAgaggaaaaattgtcagaaaaATCCAAAGGGAAAGATTCACAGAGCCCTGACTGGGAAGATGACTGTGAGGATGAGTGGGGGACAGAAAATCAGGAGAGAAATCTTCCAGGAAAGAAATGGGGTGAATCTCCTCCCCGAGAGAGAGGTTTCAGGAAACTCAAAGACATCATTGCCCAGCAGAGGCCTCACACTGGAGAGAAACCTCATAAATGTCCTGACTGTGGGAAGAGCTTTAGTCGGAGATCAAACCTCATTCAGCACCAGAGGAcccacacaggccagagaccttatGAGTGCCCTGAGTGTGGAAAAACCTTCAGCCTGCGCTCGACACTTACAAGACATCAGCGAACCCACCTGCAGGAGAAGCCCTATAAATGCACagagtgcgggaagagcttccgCCAGAGCTCAGACCTGATTGCTCACCAGCGAGTGCACACAGGAGAGACACCGTACCGGTGTGCTGTGTGCGGGAAAAGCTTTGGGCGGAGCTCCAACCTGAGCCAGCACCAGACCACGCACATGGGGGAGAGACCCTATCAATGTGCTGACTGCCAGAAAAGCTTCCGGAGCAGTTCGGCCCTGGTGCAGCACCAGAGGAgccacacgggagagaaaccctatcaGTGCTCGGAATGCAGGAGCCGCTTCCTGCAGAGCTCGGACCTGATCAAACACCAGAGGATCCACACCGGGGAGAGGCCCTACCAGTGCCCCGCCTGTGGGAAATGCTTCAGCCAGAGCTCCTCACTCACTGAGCACCAGAGGACCCACACCGGGGAGCGACCCTACCATTGCACTGAGTGCGGGAAACGTTTCTGCCAGAGCTCCACACTCATCCAGCACCAGAGGATCCATACGGGGGAGAAGCCCTACAGATGCACtgagtgtgggaagagcttcTGCCGGAGCTCCAATCTGAATCAGCACCTGACAATCCACATGATAAAGAAACCTCATCGGTGCACTGACTGTGGGAGGGGCTTCAGTCAGCTCACTAACCTTATTATACACCAGAGAATCCACTCTGGAGAGACaccctag
- the LOC101948915 gene encoding zinc finger protein OZF-like isoform X1: MERGKEPCVPNLHASIDREIPRRAHPAGDGIMSENEEENPPLQTEEKLSEKSKGKDSQSPDWEDDCEDEWGTENQERNLPGKKWGESPPRERGFRKLKDIIAQQRPHTGEKPHKCPDCGKSFSRRSNLIQHQRTHTGQRPYECPECGKTFSLRSTLTRHQRTHLQEKPYKCTECGKSFRQSSDLIAHQRVHTGETPYRCAVCGKSFGRSSNLSQHQTTHMGERPYQCADCQKSFRSSSALVQHQRSHTGEKPYQCSECRSRFLQSSDLIKHQRIHTGERPYQCPACGKCFSQSSSLTEHQRTHTGERPYHCTECGKRFCQSSTLIQHQRIHTGEKPYRCTECGKSFCRSSNLNQHLTIHMIKKPHRCTDCGRGFSQLTNLIIHQRIHSGETP; the protein is encoded by the exons ATGGAACGAGGGAAAGAGCCATGTGTCCCCAATCTTCATGCCTCCATAGACAGGGAGATCCCAAGACGTGCCCATCCAG CAGGTGATGGGATCATGAGTGAAAACGAGGAGGAGAATCCACCTCTTCAGACAgaggaaaaattgtcagaaaaATCCAAAGGGAAAGATTCACAGAGCCCTGACTGGGAAGATGACTGTGAGGATGAGTGGGGGACAGAAAATCAGGAGAGAAATCTTCCAGGAAAGAAATGGGGTGAATCTCCTCCCCGAGAGAGAGGTTTCAGGAAACTCAAAGACATCATTGCCCAGCAGAGGCCTCACACTGGAGAGAAACCTCATAAATGTCCTGACTGTGGGAAGAGCTTTAGTCGGAGATCAAACCTCATTCAGCACCAGAGGAcccacacaggccagagaccttatGAGTGCCCTGAGTGTGGAAAAACCTTCAGCCTGCGCTCGACACTTACAAGACATCAGCGAACCCACCTGCAGGAGAAGCCCTATAAATGCACagagtgcgggaagagcttccgCCAGAGCTCAGACCTGATTGCTCACCAGCGAGTGCACACAGGAGAGACACCGTACCGGTGTGCTGTGTGCGGGAAAAGCTTTGGGCGGAGCTCCAACCTGAGCCAGCACCAGACCACGCACATGGGGGAGAGACCCTATCAATGTGCTGACTGCCAGAAAAGCTTCCGGAGCAGTTCGGCCCTGGTGCAGCACCAGAGGAgccacacgggagagaaaccctatcaGTGCTCGGAATGCAGGAGCCGCTTCCTGCAGAGCTCGGACCTGATCAAACACCAGAGGATCCACACCGGGGAGAGGCCCTACCAGTGCCCCGCCTGTGGGAAATGCTTCAGCCAGAGCTCCTCACTCACTGAGCACCAGAGGACCCACACCGGGGAGCGACCCTACCATTGCACTGAGTGCGGGAAACGTTTCTGCCAGAGCTCCACACTCATCCAGCACCAGAGGATCCATACGGGGGAGAAGCCCTACAGATGCACtgagtgtgggaagagcttcTGCCGGAGCTCCAATCTGAATCAGCACCTGACAATCCACATGATAAAGAAACCTCATCGGTGCACTGACTGTGGGAGGGGCTTCAGTCAGCTCACTAACCTTATTATACACCAGAGAATCCACTCTGGAGAGACaccctag
- the LOC112060307 gene encoding C-type lectin domain family 4 member E-like, giving the protein MSPTGKSNPGTAAPTEERKLRPWLSLWVTLVCALVLKACVIYGCMVTLLMGNPSCEVRKALPQGSAEWHCVVGRDEGKGRVWTCCPLGWEPFQTSCYYFSKDIMNWDDSERNCTGMGSHLVVVNTGTEQDFISNYVKRTVIGIQVENYYIGLALEKGQWCWVDLTPYNKTAVFWIPGEPNNLIVEKCVAVDTSQKENRNWNNFPCIAPFHRICETVATNI; this is encoded by the exons ATGAGCCCAACAGGGAAATCCAACCCAGGAACTGCAG CCCCCACAGAAGAGAGGAAACTCCGCCCCTGGCTGAGCCTCTGGGTCACTCTTGTTTGCGCTCTTGTCCTCAAGGCCTGTGTCATCTATGGCTGCATGG TCACTCTCCTCATGGGAAATCCAAGCTGTGAAGTGCgcaaggccctgccccagggtTCCGCAGAGTGGCATTGTGTCGTGGGGAGAGATGAAGGGAAAG GGCGAgtctggacgtgctgccccttggGCTGGGAGCCCTTTCAGACCAGCTGCTACTACTTCTCTAAAGATATCATGAACTGGGATGACAGTGAGAGGAACTGTACAGGGATGGGCTCCCACCTGGTGGTGGTCAACACGGGAACTGAGCAG GATTTCATTTCCAATTATGTAAAAAGAACAGTTATTGGCATCCAAGTGGAGAATTACTATATTGGTCTGGCACTGGAGAAAGGCCAGTGGTGCTGGGTGGATCTGACTCCATATAACAAGACGGCAGT GTTCTGGATACCTGGGGAACCAAATAACCTCATTGTGGAGAAATGTGTTGCTGTAGATACATCCCAAAAGGAGAACAGGAATTGGAATAACTTCCCTTGTATCGCACCATTTCATCGAATTTGTGAAACTGTGGCAACAAATATTTGA